The Propionispora vibrioides genomic sequence GTTTCACAGCCTTCATCCACTTTAAAAGCATGAGAGCCAAATACCTCGGAAGTAGAAAAATCCATGAAACGTTCAACATTGCCGGCCTTTCGGGCTGCTTCCAAAATGTTTGCAGTACCCAACATGTTGACACGCATGGTATTAACCGGATTTTTCACCGTATTGTCAATTCCAGCAATAGCAGCCGCGTGTACTACTATTTGAGCATCTTTGATTGAGTTTTCCAATAAGGCTAAATCCAATATATCTCCTTTAACTAAGGTTAAATTAGGATGATTGGCATAATCCTTTTCCCCTAATGAATTACGCTCAAGATTATCATAAGCAATAATTTTATTATCATGAATTAATCTGCCAATTAACGTTGAACCAATAAACCCAGCTCCACCAGTTATGAAGATTCTTTTCCCTTGAATCATTTTTCTTCTCCTTGTTTCCTATTGCAGTGTTTACTTTTAAATATTGTATTGATCGGACTTATACACACTCAAATTATTCTGCATCCAATCAATCGTCTCTCTCAGTCCTTGATCAAGCGAATATTGTGGACACCAATTCGTTAATTGCATCATCTTTTGATTATCAGCCCAAAGTCGATTAACTTCACTTTTTTCAGGCCTTAACCTTTCTTCATCACAAATAACTTTAACAGAGCAAGCTGTTAACCCAATAATTTTTCCAACTAGGTCACCAATGCTAATCTCTCTATTAGATCCAACATTAATCACTTCTCCAATTGTATTTTCACTCTTAGCAATTTCAACAAATCCCGCAACTGTATCTTTTACATAATTGAAGTCTCGTGTAGGCGAAATTTTTCCTAATTTTAACGTTTTCTTTCCTGAAAGTATTTGTGAGATAATAGTAGGAATAACTGCTCTTGCCGATTGTCTGGGACCATATGTATTAAATGGCCGGATAGTTGCCACCGGCAAATTAAAACTTTTATAATAACTTTCTACCATTTTATCAGCACCAATTTTTGACGCAGCATAAGGTGATTGACCTTGCAATGGATGTCTTTCATTAATAGGCACGTATAGGGCCGTTCCATAGGTCTCCGAGGTTGATGTGTGAACAATCTTTTCTATACCATTTTCTTTGCAAGCCTCTAATACGTTTGTAGTTCCTTCAACATTAGTCCTTACGTACGCCATAGGCGATAAATAAGAATAGGGGATGGCAATAAGTGCCGCAAGATGAAACACAACCTGTTGCCCTTTTATAAATTTATTAATGCAATCATACTCTCTGATATCACCGGTTACTACTTTTAATTGACTTTTAATATCTTTATCAAAGGCATCTATCCAACCCCAGTTATTAAACGAATTATATTGAACTAATGCAGTTACTTCAGCACCATTCCTCACTAAATCTTCAACCAAATGACTACCAATAAACCCTTCGCCACCGGTGACCAAAACCTTTTTTCCTGCCAGCTCCATAATTTCACATCCTATAAATTGTCATTCATAAACTCCAGGCAGTAATTTACTTTTCATAACTTCAAATTCCTCTTGCGCTTTGCCATAATCAGCATGAGTACCTAAATCCAGCCAGTAATCTTCAGAAACAAACCCAACTATTTTTTGATTTTCCTGCAATAACTGCTGTATTAAATCGGGAAAATCCAGCCGTTTACCTGTTGGGATATATTTTAATACTTCTGGCTGAAATACATTAACACCGATACTTACCAAATAGTCCATCGTAGGTTTTTCTGTAATTTTTTCTATCTGCATATTACTATTAAGATTTATAACTCCCGAATCAATTTTAACCTTTTTCTTATTGCTCGCAACTGTTATTAAGCCTTGATTCACTCTATGAAACTCCATTAGATTTTTATAATTTAATGTAGTCAGCGTATCACCATTAATTACAATGAATGGATCGGTAAGATTTTTAACCAAGGACAAGGCCCCAACTGTTCCTAAAGGTTCTGATTCCCGAACGAATTCAATATTTGCCCTTACACGCCCTTTTATAGTGGCATTATAATAAGCCTCTATTAGCTCACCTAGATAACCCAGACTAATGATGATCCGGTCAAACCCATAATAATCAAGTTGTTGAATTATAATATCAATGATCGGCTTATTACCTAATGGCACAAGCGGTTTAGGAAAAACAGTACTATAGGGAGCTAGCCTCGTTCCTTTTCCACCAGCTAAAATTATGGCATCCATAAAAGCTCCTTTACTTGCCAAATATTTTTTCTATCTCCATTTTCATACTTTGAATTTCCGTTAAATACCTACTATCTGTTTTTAAACTAGCATCCAGATATTCTTTTACCTTCAAAGCCAAGGGCTCTGTATAACTTTTAATCTCCTCATCTGAGACACTGATACTTGAGCCATCCCAAGGTTTAAATTCATTAGTATTATAATATCTAAACAAATTCATGTAATGAACTGTTATTAGATACAACTTTGTTGCTTGTCGATAAGAATTACCCTTTAATTCCTTCCAAGGGATTTCATCAAAATAAATTTCCTCAGAGAAATTTGCAATGATGTATTCTAAAACCGAAATGATTGACTTAACTCTACTTCGTATATCATAGGTCATATTTTTTGCATGATGCCGATAACAAATCATATTTTTATCTAAATACTTATACTTAAACCCATTTTTAATATAAATTAATGAATTTAAAGTATCGCCTGCTACCCTATTCTCTTTATCATCATACCATGATAAATTATTTTTGCGATAGAAACTCATCCTATACAACCCTGCTGTCACAGGTAATACTCCAGATCCACCACGAACAAAAGTATTTTTTACAACCTCATTAATATTATATTGTTGATAAGTCCATACTCCTGTAGGTTCTTCAACTTCATTAACAATTTGCAAATTGCCAAATACATAATCTAATTCCAGATTAGAGGATAATTCCTGCAAAAATTCATTAATTACCTTTGGATTAGCCAAATAATCGTCTGCAGAAAGATAAAGAAGAAATTCTCCACAAGCTTGTTGAATACTTTCTTGTATACTGAGAACTGCACTACCACTATTCTTCTTATGTACAATACTTCTTACATTGGGATATTTTTGTTCGTATTTTTGAATCAATTCTATTGATCCATCCGTTGAACAATCATCAATAATCATAATTTCAATATTGTCGTATGTTTGATCTAAAACGGATTGAATCGCTCGTTTCAAGTGTTGTTTATAATTGTAATTGGTTATCGCCACTGTAACAAGCGGCTGGGAAATCAAAAAATCTCGAGATTTTTTTTCTTCCTCGAATGATCTTAGAACTCCGTTAATTCTCTCTAATTGCCTTGAATTACTATAATTATCAACAATATATTTTCGATATTCTTCCGATTTATAAGAAGCAGTTCTGACCATTTTAACTGCTTCATCTAGTGTATTCCATACATATTGTTCGTTATATACTTGTTTAGCACCTACAAAGTTATGAATAATAGGCTTTATACCTTTGCACATGCCTTCCATAACGGTTAGATGCTGTCCTTCAAGCAAACTTGTCGATAAAATGTAATCTTTATCCTCCAGCCATTCATTAACATCTTTTACACGTCCGGTATAAGAAATATTATTTTCCAGCTTCATTTCCCTGATCATTTGCTGAAAATACAAAATATACCGTTGATCCTGGAACTCACCGCAAATATGTAATTTATAACGTGGATCTTTTTGCACAAGTGCATGGATAAAATGAATTAAAAGCATTGGACCCTTTTTATAGTTGATATAACCAATATAGGCTATGTTAAATCCTCTTTTTCTTTCCCTGAAAACAAATTGTTCTGTATCTACACCTACAGGTATTAACACTATCTTATTTTGATCAATATCAATATTTTTAATAACAACATCTCTAATATGTGCTACATCGCAAATCAAAGTGTTTACTGTATTCCAATCAACTTGCTGAGGCAAGTCAGTAAAAGCTTCATAGCTATGCAAACGACAAATTATTTTTCTTTCTTTAGCAAGCAGAAGCTTGCTGGCAAAAATAATGAGTTCATCGCACCATTCAAACCAACAAATATCTGCCTCTAACATTTCAATTTCAATTTGTTTAAAATTAGTAACCACAACTTTTTTCACTTCATAATCCGAACTTAATCCAACAACGATATTCCCCAGAAAGCTATCCATTCCTGTTTTTACAAAAAAAGCTATCTTTCTTTTATTAACTGCATTTTTATCTATGCTTATCTCAGTTATAGGCTGCAAACGACGCAAAACTTTCTCAACAAGTTTTTTTTGCATATGATTAGAAGCAGCATCTTTTGCTTTTAAATAGAATTGCCAAGATAATTCCTGACTCTTCTCCATCTCATATATATATCCTAATTGGTAAAGCAAGTCAAAATTATTTTTATCAACGAACAACCCTGTTTCAATTAAGCGCTTAGCATCATCAATCATATCTCGAGTAAGTAAGCTTGTTGCCTGAACACCATAAATCTCACAATCATCCTGAACAATTGCTATATATTGATTAAAAAGTTGATCCGCCTTACCATATTCTTTTTTATCAATCAACTGAACAATATTATTTTTAATTTGGGCACGCATATCTTTTATTTCGTCTGACATCATTATCACACTTTCAACGTTTTATGTTATTCCAATTTAATAAAATCTTCGATTCTAGCAAAACGGATTCAAGGTCATCGGATACTAACGACTTATATTGATTCAAAATATCTTTAGCCTCACTCATTTTACCAGATTCAATAAGTTGGTTTATAGTTGCCTTTACTTGTTTCTTGTAACCTTCAAACTCCTGTTGTTTTCCACTAGACTCGTTTTTTATTTCTTTAACCAGCAATTCAACACTACGTTTCATCCCTGGGAAAGCCTGCAGAGCCAATCGTAAATATCTTACATATTCCCTCTGTTGTTTAGAATATTTTTGGGCATTATGCATATATAATAAAAACACTTCTTCATCATTTTTTACTTCATAAATCATATTTTCATCTAATATGGGGGGATTGTAAATCATTCGCAAATAACCAATTCCGTCTTGAAGATATCTTTCAAAGGTTTTCCGATATTGGTCTTCACTCAATCCATCAACTAGCAATGCACAGCGAGCTATAGTTTTGCCTAGCTTATACTCCTGTATGCTTACCGAATCAGTATATTTAAGCAAATAGCGATATAATACTTCCCCTAGATCATCGTATTGCTTATCAATATATTCCAAGGCACAAGTAAGCCATATTTCCTTATAATCTTTTATACTTTTTTCCAGAGGATAGTGCCATTTTAATAAATAATACAAAATTCCACTGCAATACACAGGCAATGTGTCCAGAGTAATCATTGATGCCGCTTGCTGCGTCTTTTCTGTAATATATCCCTCATGGTCCTCGATGATCAAATCACATAGTAAGCCATATTCCTGCCCAATATTCTGAAACGCCTTGGCTATGCCCAATTTTGCCTGTTCTTCACCTATTTCATTTAACTGCTTCATCAATTGGTCCAGAAAGCCATTCTTCTCTTCTTCCGCAATCCAAAGGTCATAATGCGACCGCACCCCTTCATAATTATGCACTGCAAGGTATAGATAAGTAATATCTGATATATTTCTTTTTACAAGTTGCACATCTGTCAACTTTTCAACACAGTCTATCGCTTTTTGATAATCCTGCCGCTCTTTATATAAACGTAGTAAATTACTATACACAATCTGCTGGCATCCCAATGTATATTCAATAATCGTAACATCTTTCTCTGATTGTTTTTCTCTTTCTATCAACAGATCAAGATATTTCTCATAATAAGCAATAGCCTCATTATGATTATTTAAAAGAGCCTGCGATTCTGCATAATAATAATAAACATCTAAATAGCCGTCTTTAATTGATAATGCTTCCCGACAAACTTCCGCGACTTTTTCATATAGACTTTCATGTTGATAAACCAGAATTAAATGCAAAAGAACAAACATATAGTTTGGTGTTCGTTTTTCTGGCAGTAGAGAATATGCCTTTTCCGCATATTCTATCGCTTCCTTATAATCGTTGTGCATAGCATAGGTAACAGATAATTGTGTCCAATAGTAAATATTTTCGGGATCCTTTTCAAGTTCTTGCTTTAATATTGCGCCGGTCCGCAAGAACTTCCGTTCCATTAGTTCTTTATCGGTTGCCACATAACCATAATGAAGTAAATACACCTCCGGCATGGCCAACGCCTCTCCCTTAAACTTAGCCTGGTTATGTATGGCTCCCTCAAAATGAAAATATTTATCATTTTTAAACATCCGGAAGCCTACCATGGTAGAATACGCATGGGGATCTTCCGTATTTACTATATTTTTGGTGGTAAATGCGACAGTAGCATATTGATTGCGCTTTGGTGATTTTAAGAAATCAATTAAAGGCTGATAATTATGCAATTCCTCATCTGCATCTATAATTAAGATCCATTCACTTTTACTGTATTTTATGGTTATGTTACGCATCTCAGAGAAGTTGTTCTGCCAAGGGTGGAAATATACCTGATCTGTAAATCTCTTAGCAATTTCCACTGTACTATCTTCCGACCCTGTATCTACAACAATCAGTTCCGAAGGAAAAGCATCACGCATAGGCTGGAGACTTTTTAAGCAGCGTTCCAGATTTTTTTCTTCATTTTTTACCATCATACATATACTAAGTCTTGGTTTCATCAGTAAAGCCTCCCAATTAAACGTGAATTGATAATAGCCTTTATACAAAACTACTATATAATTCTCTATACAGACTACAATCCCTTTGCTATCAGATTTAAAAAGAGACTCTGGAAGTTTCCAGAGTCTCTTTTAAGTTGTAACTTCTTAACCTTGCAGCAATTGAAGAACTGATTGCGGTTGTTGATTGGCTTTAGCCAGCATGGCCGTAGCAGCCTGTTGCAGGATGTTGTTTTTCTGATAAGTCATCATTTCGGAAGACATATCTACATCGCGGATACGAGCTTCGGATGCAGTAATGTTTTCATTTGAAGTATTCAAGTTGTCAATCGTATTGGTTAAGCGATTCTGATAAGCACCAAGCTGTGAACGCTGTGCCGATACCGTATTGATTGCTTTATCAATTGCAGTAATTGCCTTGTTGGCATTATCCTGAGTACTAACATTAATACCGGCAACTACATTAGCATTAGCCGCTACATTTTTGTTATTTAGAATAGCAGCAGTTGAAACCGTTGACTTAGACACAAAAGAAGCAGTCGAAGCCGTTGCACCCAGCTTGCTATAATCAAAGGACAAAGATACTGTCTGATCCAAATTGCTATCGCCAACAGCAGCAGCCGTATCTCCCTTATGAACAGTTACTGTTGAACCGACATTTGAGGTTCCCTGCATAAGTTGGAGAGTTGTCTGCGCAGCTTTAACACTAAAGCTATAAGTATCGCCAGCCGTAATTGTACCTGCGGCAAACTTCAAGTTAATACCATCAACTTTCACACCGGATGTAAACGTTCCATTCACCGTCGTCCAGCTTGTACCATTATCCGTTGAGTAAGTAATACTGTTAACCGCAGTACCTGCTGTATTAACGCTCGCAACTTTCACTAAGTAGTTTGCATCCGTTGTTCCAGAATAGCTGGTAACCGAGCTAATTTGTAAAGATGCGGCAGCAACAGACGCTGAATTTTTATATGTTTGCGATTTTGCAACACTTAAAGTAGCAGCAGTCTGACTAACAACCTTAACAGTATAAGAAGTTTTATCAGTTAAGCTTCTGGACACACTAGAAATGTTTAATCCAGTAGTTCCAGCTTTAACGGAAGCAGCCGTAATAATGTTGCTAGCTACGCCCAATGTTTGCGCATCCATAGCACTAACTGAAACATCAATATTTTGGTTAGCATTGGCACCGATATGGAAAGTGTCACTCAAGCCACCAGCAAGTAGGTTCTGGGTATTGAACTCGGTCGTATTGGAGATACGACTGATTTCTTTAGCCAACTGATCCACTTCGGACTGGATTTTCTGACGGTCATCGGAAGTGTTGGTATCGGAAGCCGATTGTACTGCCAGTTCTCTCATTCTTTGCAGAATGCTATGAGTCTGGTCCAAACCGCCTTCTGCCGTTTGCAGTAAGGAAATGCCGTCCTGTGCATTGGAAGAAGCCTGTTTCAAACCGCTGATCTGGCCTCTCATTTTTTCCGAGATAGCAAGACCTGCAGCGTCATCGGAAGCACCGTTGATGCGGTAACCGGTGGACAGTTTCTGCAAGGATTTGCTGGTTGCCTGGGTATTCTTGCCCAATGCGTTTAACGTATTGATAGCGGAAAGATTGTGATTGATAATCATGTTGATATTCCTCCCTGATTTTTTATACTTTGGGCATCCATGCCCAAACTTTTACTAAGCATTCTCTAGCCACCCCGGCCGGCTGTGTTAGAGAATGCATTGGTAACCCTATTATAATTATCGTAATACTTATCCAGGATATTAATAGGTAAAATGAAAAAATTTGTAGTTTCTTTGAAAAATTTGCCGGATACTGTTTATGTATTCCGATTCAGAAACGTACCGGTAACACTCACCATACCTTCATATGCATTAGAAATGTTTTCCCGTTTCCGCAAGCCATTAAAAACCATTTGAAATGACATCATCATAGCTTGATTGGCTTGCTGTATATTACACAACAAAGCTCGCCCCTCAGTGGAAACGTAAAAGGGATGGTCTTCTTTTGCTGCTTGTATTTCCTTTTGTATAGCCTCACGCTGATCCAATAGAGACAAAAACATATCCAGCTCATTTTTTTGCAGAAACTTCTTCATCTCTTCAGTTAAAAACAAGTAATCCTGCCATTTAACCTGCAGTGCAGCATCGTTCATTTTACTTGCCCACTGCTTTCGCCTGCCGCACCTGTTTGATAACCTCTACCCAGGTATCGCGAAATTCAGTTAACAATTTCTTGGCTTCTTCTAACTGTACTACATCTTTTTGTATATTCCCCTGAATTAGCCGGTAGAGAATATACTCCTCCAGCCGCAGCCAGTCATGGGAAATATCATATTGTGTATCGGTGGAAGACATCAATTCCTTTACGATATCCTGGGCCCGCATATTCTTCTTATGGGCCCGTTCCATATCCTTTTGTCCAATCGCCTGAATGCTCTCAGTAACAAACCGGATGGCGCCGTTGTACAACATCAAAGTCAGTTCTTCCGGTGATGCCGTCATAATTTGTTGCTGCTTGTATACATTAGCCATATTGGCTGCATTCATGCCTAAAGCCCCCTTACTTCCTATTCCTCAAAAGTTCCTTGTATTAGCTATTTCCTAACAAAGAAGATAAATAGCTAGTTTGTTGGCTCAATTTGCTCAGTGCTTCTTCCATAGCATTAAACTGGGAATAGTACTGATTCTCCTGAGCAACCAACTTTTTATTCAGCGTTGTCATATTCGTTGTTAATTCTTTATTTTGTTTCCCCAATACACTGGTGGTGTCATTCGTTAAAGTTGTTGCTGTACTAGCTCCAGCCTGATCAACAATTTTCGAGCTGGCATCCTTTAAAATATTACTCAACCGGACAGCAATCCCGTTCTCGTTGGTGTTTGTCCCGGTGGTTCCAAAGATTTTATACACCACATCAGGATCCTCTTCAAGGGCAGAGCGCAACGTATCTTCATCGACATACAGTTTCCCGTTCTCCGTCCAGTCCACCCCTGTGGCAATGCCAATACTGGCGGCACTGGTGTACTTGCCAGTCAGCCCAGAAACAGAAGCAGTAAACGCACTCCGCATGGATTCCGCCATCGGTTTAAGAATAGAGTCATTGTGCAGCAGACCGGTCTTGGCTTTTGTCGTCCAGGCCGAGATGTCCTCGTCGCTCATGGCCTTTTTCTGATCATCCGTTAACGGCTGATAGTCGGAATCATAATCCTCGCTAACTTTGGTATTGACCGAACTTAAGAGGGTATTATAGTCATCAATGAAGGTCTTAACACTGCTGATAATCTTGTCAACATCGTTGGCGATGCTCACAGTCGAGCTGCCGGTCCCTAACAAATTATAGGTAACATTGGCTACGGTAAACTTATTGGTAGACTGGGTGATCGCCACACCGTCAAGGACAGCCTGAGCGTCCTGCCCGCTCTGATTGACCAGCTTCAATGCATTCGTCATAAAGCTAAGGGCACCCGAATCGCTGCCGGATAAATCCAGTTGTTTATCACCGCTGTATGATTTGAGAGTAAACTTGCCATGTTCAAAGCTGGCAACAGCCATCTGTTTGCCGTCAGCACCGGTGAGAGAGTTAATCTGACTTAAGAAACTCTCCATCGTCGTGCTAGTTGCATCGATCGTCAGTGCCTTAGTAGTCGTACCATCAGAAACATTCAGTGTAAAGGTACTCGGCCAGCCTAATGTACTGCTCAACATAGCTTTTTGATTAAAACCCACTGTTTCACTGCTGACAACACCGGTTTCTGTAATCGGCGTCGAAGCGTCAACACTTCCCAGCTTCAACTGGTTCTGCAAGAAGCTGATGGCCGCTGGGTCGCTGCCGGCCAGGCTGACCGGCGTAGAAGTCAACGCCTTTATGGAAAAATTGCCATTGGCATCCAAACCGGCGCTTACCGCTTGATTGCCGGAGCTGTCCTTTATGTTATTGATCTGCGTCACAATATCATTGAGTGACGTCTTGGTCGTATCCACCTGAATATTGGCCACAGCTGTACCCACACTGACTTTTAAGGTAAAGCTGCCGGCCAGTCCGCTAAACTGTCCGGCCAACGCTGCCGTATCAGAAAACCCTACCGTTCCGGCGCTGCTGACTCCGGCATTGGTAATATTAGAGACTGCGCTTAGTTTCAGATTATTGGTAATAAAGTTCAATCCCTGCTGACTGCTGCCGCTAAAATCAATCGCCGCACTGGATCCTGTAGCATTGGTATACAGAAAAAACCGGTCCTGGGTAGCATCATAGGTGGCGGTAACTCCCGCGTCGGCCTTATTGATAGAGCTGACCAGGTCATTAATGCTCTGCGAGGAATTGACCGTAATCGACTTACCATTAATGGTAACGCCAAAGCTGCCGCTAACACCAAACTGCGAAGCCAGCGTGCTTTTACTGTTCCCTGTAGTGATTTTGGCCGTGCTGCTCTGGGTTACACCACTGGCCAGCTGCGTGACTTTGATGCTGTGGTTTACATTTACCGCATCCCCGGTCGCCGTAACCGATGCCACAGAACTGTTGCTGGAAGTCACCGACTTCGCCGCCAGAGTGCTTTTCATCTGAAAGTTAAACACTTTCTGATTCCGAAAGGTATCAATACTGGTCGCCAACGTATTATAGGCTTCCTTTTTCCAGCCCAAAATGGTTTGCTTCTGCCCCATTTTTGTATACGGCTGGCGGGCCGCCGTCATTAACTTTTCCACCATGGAATCGACATCGATCCCTGAACCGCTGAGACCGTAAGTACGTGTTACGCTACTGCTCGTTCCACTTACACTGCTTGACATAACTTGCACCTCCTTGTATAAAAAGCCGTTTGTTTAGGCTTTTTTATCCAGAAAAGCACCCACCAGATCGCGAATCTTGGCCAACGTATCTAATAATTCCTTGGGCGGCGCTTCCCTGAGTACTTTATTTGTTTTAAGATCTACTACCTGCACCATCAACTGATCGGTTTTCTGGTGCAGCACAAACCGCAGATCCGTATTGATGGACTGCATGAAGTCGTTAAGGCCATCAGTAATTTCTTCCACGTTTTTTTTACTCAACCGGTCCTTGTTCTCGTCCCTGTTTGCAGCCTGTTCATTATTTGCCGCATCAGAACTGCTCACGGCGGCGACTGCCCTGTCCAGTGTTTTTATCGTTGTAGTCACATCCTGCTGCATATTCACCATAGGCCGAACAGCCGTTGCTACAGCTGCCGCTGACGAATATCCCTTAACATCCATGATCGACATCTCCTCCCATTTAGCCCTTACTCACTCCGCATAACAGTTAGCCCTTTACCTGCATATCCTTAAGCACATCCATGATTTCAGTCTTAGCCGGCACGGCTGCCTGCTGATTTTCAAGGACGATGGAATCATAGATTTCACCCCGGTATATTTTCACATCCTTGGGAGCATCGACACCAATTCTGATATTGTCCCCCTTGATGTCTACAATGGTAATCACAATATTATCACCAATGACAATCCGTTCCCCCGCCTTGCGTGTGAGAGCCAGCATACTTATTCACTCTCCTTGCCGGGTTGCTTGGCAAATCCGTTCGGAAAGAGCCGATGGCGGGTAGTGTATTTGGTTTTTTCCAGCACCACCTGGATCGCCTTTCTGGCCTGACAGTTGATCACTACCGGCGCCAGCAGATTGGCCGTCATTTCCTCCGGACTGTCGGGAACGCTGACAATATTCATGATCTGCGGTGGATTCTCCTCACTGCAGCCCAGCTCCTGAACAAGCTCGTCCGGCAATTCAAATTCATAATCCTGAAAAAAAGGAAAAGGTTCCACAATAATAAAAGTCAAATCAGGTTCAGTTACTGATTGCAAAAATGTAAACGGATTATTCTCTTGGTGAGGAAGATAAGCAAACTCCCTTTCCTCCGCAAAACCGGGCAATCCATGCGGAAAGCGAAGGACTTGTTCCTCGGAAAGCTCCATATCACCTAACCGGGTAGAACGAACCAGCATATAACTACACCTCACGTAATTTCTGTTATACTTCCATATCAACGCTGCTATCGCTAACCTGCACATGCACCTGCGGGTACTGCAGCATTGTCAAATTCACACTGCCCCGTTCCAGTTCACTGTCGAAGGTGCCGTCAACAAACCGGATAGAAAGTTGCCCCGGCTCTACCTTGATCTTGGCTTCACGGGGAGTATACCGGATATCCGGTGAAGCAACCGGAGCCAAACCAAGATTCGATATCGGTGTTTTTATCGCTTCTTTAGCTAACTGCACCAACGGCTTCCCTTTATGTTCAATTTTATTCAGCATAATACCTTCCCGGGCAATCTTACCGATAAAATCCTGCAAAGCTCGCATGCCCTTTTGGGCATTTTCCCGGTCAAAATCCATAAAGTTTCTGTCGCCCCGTGAATAATTGCTGGGATACTGGTCAATCGACAGTTCACCCGGCGGCTGGCTGATGTCCAGTTTCACCGGCTCAGAGGAAATCCTGACTTGCACATCCGTAATTCTCATTTTCAAAAACGGATCCTGGATATCTAGCCGCGCCATGGCATTTTGCTGTAAAATTTTGAGTTGAAGCATATAAAATCAACTTCCTCTCTCCATGACACCTTGATTAACTTAGAAAATCCACCAGCGAAGGCGGCATAATCCGCCCACCTACCGCCAAAGCGGCGCGATATAAAGTTTGGCTGGTATTAAAGTCGGTAATAGCTTTGGCTATATCAATACTGCCGTTGCTGGCAATATCTGTCTGGATAACCGAACTTTGATTCGCCATCATGCTGGCAGCCATTTCATACATCGACATCCGCGTTCCCAGGCCGGTCTGTGCTTTAAGCTGCATATTGTGGTCGTCCAGCACATAGTTTGTCGCCACACCGGATAGCCATTTCACATCCGACTGGGTGTTCTGCGGCACCTGGAAGGAGTAAGTATTCCCAACAGCGTTATCCGTATCGGCAGTAATATTCAGTTGAATCCCGTTGGTTAATCCAACGACTGCCGGATTTCCTGCCGTCAGCGATGGCACAGCCGTCCAGGTTGTGCCCT encodes the following:
- the csrA gene encoding carbon storage regulator CsrA, with product MLALTRKAGERIVIGDNIVITIVDIKGDNIRIGVDAPKDVKIYRGEIYDSIVLENQQAAVPAKTEIMDVLKDMQVKG
- a CDS encoding flagellar protein FlaG produces the protein MDVKGYSSAAAVATAVRPMVNMQQDVTTTIKTLDRAVAAVSSSDAANNEQAANRDENKDRLSKKNVEEITDGLNDFMQSINTDLRFVLHQKTDQLMVQVVDLKTNKVLREAPPKELLDTLAKIRDLVGAFLDKKA
- the fliW gene encoding flagellar assembly protein FliW, translated to MLVRSTRLGDMELSEEQVLRFPHGLPGFAEEREFAYLPHQENNPFTFLQSVTEPDLTFIIVEPFPFFQDYEFELPDELVQELGCSEENPPQIMNIVSVPDSPEEMTANLLAPVVINCQARKAIQVVLEKTKYTTRHRLFPNGFAKQPGKESE
- the fliS gene encoding flagellar export chaperone FliS — protein: MNAANMANVYKQQQIMTASPEELTLMLYNGAIRFVTESIQAIGQKDMERAHKKNMRAQDIVKELMSSTDTQYDISHDWLRLEEYILYRLIQGNIQKDVVQLEEAKKLLTEFRDTWVEVIKQVRQAKAVGK
- a CDS encoding DUF6470 family protein, with the translated sequence MLQLKILQQNAMARLDIQDPFLKMRITDVQVRISSEPVKLDISQPPGELSIDQYPSNYSRGDRNFMDFDRENAQKGMRALQDFIGKIAREGIMLNKIEHKGKPLVQLAKEAIKTPISNLGLAPVASPDIRYTPREAKIKVEPGQLSIRFVDGTFDSELERGSVNLTMLQYPQVHVQVSDSSVDMEV
- a CDS encoding flagellin N-terminal helical domain-containing protein, translated to MIINHNLSAINTLNALGKNTQATSKSLQKLSTGYRINGASDDAAGLAISEKMRGQISGLKQASSNAQDGISLLQTAEGGLDQTHSILQRMRELAVQSASDTNTSDDRQKIQSEVDQLAKEISRISNTTEFNTQNLLAGGLSDTFHIGANANQNIDVSVSAMDAQTLGVASNIITAASVKAGTTGLNISSVSRSLTDKTSYTVKVVSQTAATLSVAKSQTYKNSASVAAASLQISSVTSYSGTTDANYLVKVASVNTAGTAVNSITYSTDNGTSWTTVNGTFTSGVKVDGINLKFAAGTITAGDTYSFSVKAAQTTLQLMQGTSNVGSTVTVHKGDTAAAVGDSNLDQTVSLSFDYSKLGATASTASFVSKSTVSTAAILNNKNVAANANVVAGINVSTQDNANKAITAIDKAINTVSAQRSQLGAYQNRLTNTIDNLNTSNENITASEARIRDVDMSSEMMTYQKNNILQQAATAMLAKANQQPQSVLQLLQG
- the fliD gene encoding flagellar filament capping protein FliD — its product is MSSSVSGTSSSVTRTYGLSGSGIDVDSMVEKLMTAARQPYTKMGQKQTILGWKKEAYNTLATSIDTFRNQKVFNFQMKSTLAAKSVTSSNSSVASVTATGDAVNVNHSIKVTQLASGVTQSSTAKITTGNSKSTLASQFGVSGSFGVTINGKSITVNSSQSINDLVSSINKADAGVTATYDATQDRFFLYTNATGSSAAIDFSGSSQQGLNFITNNLKLSAVSNITNAGVSSAGTVGFSDTAALAGQFSGLAGSFTLKVSVGTAVANIQVDTTKTSLNDIVTQINNIKDSSGNQAVSAGLDANGNFSIKALTSTPVSLAGSDPAAISFLQNQLKLGSVDASTPITETGVVSSETVGFNQKAMLSSTLGWPSTFTLNVSDGTTTKALTIDATSTTMESFLSQINSLTGADGKQMAVASFEHGKFTLKSYSGDKQLDLSGSDSGALSFMTNALKLVNQSGQDAQAVLDGVAITQSTNKFTVANVTYNLLGTGSSTVSIANDVDKIISSVKTFIDDYNTLLSSVNTKVSEDYDSDYQPLTDDQKKAMSDEDISAWTTKAKTGLLHNDSILKPMAESMRSAFTASVSGLTGKYTSAASIGIATGVDWTENGKLYVDEDTLRSALEEDPDVVYKIFGTTGTNTNENGIAVRLSNILKDASSKIVDQAGASTATTLTNDTTSVLGKQNKELTTNMTTLNKKLVAQENQYYSQFNAMEEALSKLSQQTSYLSSLLGNS